The following proteins are encoded in a genomic region of Synechococcus sp. ROS8604:
- a CDS encoding metal ABC transporter substrate-binding protein, with amino-acid sequence MDILFSQVPLPASLPFASVLLAAANTATPTVVAADGILCDLTRTLVGNQAKVICLIKPGTDPHSMALRPADRGNLAKAQLVLLNGYDLTPALNKIRTPGTVVKVGNIAVPNNPKNDPHIWHDPANVIAMANTVASSLKPLFDANGDAQIDQRRAQADRVLVSLGGWIGQQIATVPEKQRVVVTGHRTYDFLAKRYGFRELPVLDDYTTGGTLRPSSLSAISKSIKASGSKAIFPESLPPSKTMRRISRSSGVPIAKQVLFGDGQAPGKSLVQTATSNICIFVNAQGGSCNEAAASKLQNQWNSIK; translated from the coding sequence TTGGACATTCTCTTTTCTCAAGTGCCCCTGCCCGCTTCTTTACCGTTTGCCAGTGTCTTGCTGGCGGCAGCTAATACGGCAACTCCCACCGTGGTTGCTGCCGATGGGATTCTTTGTGATCTCACGCGCACTTTGGTGGGAAATCAAGCAAAAGTGATCTGCTTGATCAAGCCGGGTACAGATCCGCACTCCATGGCCTTGCGCCCAGCTGATCGAGGCAATCTCGCGAAAGCCCAACTTGTGTTGCTGAATGGATATGACCTCACGCCAGCGCTCAACAAGATCAGAACCCCTGGCACCGTCGTAAAAGTTGGAAATATTGCTGTCCCTAACAACCCGAAGAATGATCCTCATATCTGGCACGATCCAGCCAATGTGATTGCAATGGCCAACACCGTTGCATCGAGCCTGAAGCCTCTGTTTGATGCCAATGGTGATGCTCAAATTGATCAACGCCGGGCACAAGCTGATCGCGTTCTTGTCTCTCTTGGAGGTTGGATTGGTCAACAAATAGCAACTGTTCCTGAAAAGCAGCGTGTGGTTGTGACCGGTCACCGCACTTATGACTTCTTGGCGAAGCGTTATGGCTTTCGTGAACTTCCCGTTTTGGATGATTACACCACGGGTGGAACATTGCGTCCTTCGAGCTTGTCTGCGATCAGCAAGTCGATCAAAGCCTCTGGCAGTAAGGCCATCTTCCCCGAGTCACTTCCTCCCTCTAAAACAATGCGACGGATTAGTCGTAGTAGCGGAGTTCCGATTGCCAAGCAAGTGCTTTTTGGTGATGGTCAAGCACCAGGGAAAAGTTTGGTTCAAACGGCAACGAGCAATATTTGCATTTTTGTAAATGCTCAAGGAGGTAGTTGTAATGAAGCCGCTGCTAGCAAGCTTCAAAATCAATGGAATTCTATTAAATAA
- a CDS encoding metal ABC transporter permease: protein MDEIVFWLLPLLMALLVGILCPVMGTLLVTQRRVLQANLISHAVLPGLAVSVAFGFDPAVGGVISGILGSLLAERLQRSSKLNEEAVINTVLAGFLGLGVLLIPLLGLRLDLEALLFGDLLTVGWLDIGRVLCACLAVALLLGTRYRQLVYVGVDPEGAAAAGLPVRGLRLAMSAVTAAVIVSAMAAVGVILVIGLLCAPVLPGLRRVKSLRAAMVQAAVVGLALSGGGFLLALPLNLPPGPLIGVACVVLLCPLASRST, encoded by the coding sequence GTGGATGAGATCGTTTTTTGGTTGTTGCCTCTGTTGATGGCACTTTTGGTGGGAATTTTGTGTCCTGTCATGGGAACTCTGTTAGTGACCCAGCGCCGGGTGCTTCAGGCCAACCTCATTTCCCATGCCGTTCTTCCAGGACTGGCGGTATCCGTTGCGTTTGGTTTTGACCCAGCAGTGGGGGGCGTCATCAGCGGCATTCTTGGTTCCCTGCTGGCGGAACGATTGCAGCGCAGCTCGAAGCTGAATGAGGAAGCTGTAATCAATACCGTGCTTGCCGGTTTTCTTGGGCTCGGCGTTTTGCTGATCCCTTTGCTGGGTTTGCGCCTGGATCTTGAAGCCTTGCTGTTTGGTGATTTGCTCACGGTGGGTTGGCTTGATATAGGCCGGGTGTTGTGTGCTTGCCTGGCTGTGGCCTTGCTTCTTGGCACTCGCTATAGGCAGCTTGTCTATGTGGGTGTTGATCCAGAGGGTGCAGCGGCGGCGGGGCTGCCGGTGCGAGGTCTACGGCTTGCCATGTCTGCGGTTACGGCTGCGGTGATTGTCAGTGCAATGGCAGCAGTGGGAGTGATTCTGGTGATTGGCTTGCTATGCGCACCGGTTCTTCCAGGGCTACGCCGGGTAAAAAGTCTTCGTGCCGCAATGGTTCAGGCAGCTGTTGTGGGTTTGGCCCTGAGTGGCGGTGGTTTCCTTTTGGCCTTGCCTCTCAATCTCCCCCCAGGTCCTTTGATCGGGGTGGCATGTGTTGTGTTGCTTTGCCCATTGGCAAGCAGAAGTACCTAG
- a CDS encoding metal ABC transporter ATP-binding protein codes for MTFQFLEEPVLRARDVNVQYGDNVVLENVSLSLQSGTLTALVGANGAGKSTLLHVLKGQLRPSSGSVYCDGDPIETCRERVVLMPQRSRIDWSFPISVRDLVDLGAMNGQAFGCCDREAAMQRVGLADLGNRRLDALSGGQQQRALLARALVQPSRMLLLDEPCAAIDPPSRDQLLVLMRQLADAGHTLLVSSHDWGEALDSYDRVIVVDRRVLADGPPAEVRSSLKGLVNPGNHHCG; via the coding sequence TTGACGTTTCAATTTTTGGAAGAGCCAGTTCTCAGAGCAAGGGATGTGAATGTTCAATATGGCGATAACGTTGTGTTGGAAAACGTCTCGCTGTCGCTGCAATCAGGGACATTGACAGCTCTAGTTGGTGCAAATGGAGCCGGTAAATCCACTCTGTTGCATGTGCTTAAGGGGCAATTACGTCCGTCAAGTGGCTCGGTTTACTGCGATGGGGATCCGATCGAAACTTGCCGTGAACGGGTGGTGTTGATGCCTCAGCGCAGTCGGATTGATTGGTCGTTCCCAATCAGTGTTCGTGATCTCGTGGATCTTGGCGCCATGAACGGTCAAGCCTTTGGGTGCTGCGATCGGGAGGCTGCGATGCAACGGGTTGGGCTGGCAGACCTTGGAAACCGACGCCTTGATGCACTCTCAGGTGGGCAGCAGCAACGCGCTTTGCTGGCCCGCGCTTTGGTACAACCCTCTCGCATGCTTCTTCTCGATGAACCCTGTGCTGCGATTGATCCGCCCTCTCGTGATCAGTTGTTAGTCCTGATGCGCCAATTAGCTGATGCTGGTCATACCTTGCTGGTGAGTAGTCATGACTGGGGTGAGGCGCTCGATTCCTATGACCGCGTGATCGTGGTTGATCGGCGTGTTCTTGCTGATGGCCCTCCTGCAGAGGTGAGGAGCTCTCTTAAAGGTTTGGTTAATCCGGGGAATCATCACTGTGGATGA
- a CDS encoding TIGR03943 family protein — MPRLNRIRQARYVPPLVLLLWGWLLVWSSVSARLDLLLNAVFHPVVAIAGVVLMVLGAIQLRSAPRLKTPLTPLSWLVSVAVALLVLLFPPEPSFSDLAANRSETLPEAPRLSFFLPPEQRTLTEWVRLLRSQPDPNLHAGDPVRISGFVLQRPGMQPQLARLTVRCCLADATPAGLPIEWPANADPKPDEWLAIEGTMTTKTMDGLLINMVKPTTIQSIPRPERPLEP; from the coding sequence ATGCCACGTCTGAACCGGATTCGACAAGCGCGATACGTACCTCCCCTTGTTTTGCTGCTTTGGGGATGGTTGTTGGTTTGGAGCAGTGTGTCGGCTCGTTTGGATCTACTGCTGAATGCGGTTTTCCATCCGGTGGTTGCGATTGCAGGAGTTGTGCTGATGGTGCTCGGAGCCATACAGCTTCGCTCTGCTCCACGCTTGAAAACTCCTCTAACTCCTTTGAGTTGGTTGGTTTCGGTTGCGGTGGCCTTGTTGGTTTTGCTGTTTCCCCCTGAACCTTCTTTCAGTGATTTGGCTGCGAATCGCAGCGAAACCTTGCCTGAGGCGCCGCGATTGAGTTTTTTCCTTCCGCCGGAACAACGCACGTTGACGGAATGGGTGCGGCTGCTGCGCAGTCAGCCCGATCCCAATTTGCATGCAGGTGATCCTGTGCGAATTAGTGGTTTTGTGCTTCAACGCCCTGGGATGCAGCCCCAGCTCGCCCGTCTCACGGTTCGGTGCTGTCTGGCTGATGCCACCCCTGCTGGCCTCCCCATTGAATGGCCTGCAAACGCGGATCCGAAGCCGGATGAATGGCTGGCTATCGAGGGAACGATGACAACAAAGACCATGGATGGACTGCTAATCAACATGGTGAAGCCCACCACAATTCAATCCATCCCTAGGCCTGAACGGCCTCTGGAACCATGA